In Planococcus versutus, the DNA window CGTTTCCTAGTGGAAAAAATCCAGCATGCTTTTATTAATGCCTTAATTTTTAACGAAGCCAAAAAAGGGAATTACGAATCTGGTGATAGCTACCATACTGTATTAACAGATGATTATTTCATTTGCTCCGTTGCTGATGGACTGGGAAGTGGGCCTGTGGCGCGTGAATCGTCGCAAGTCATCCCTCAAATACTAAGAGAGTTTCATCATGAAACAATTGATCAATTGATGTATCGTTTTAATGCGGGAATGCCTCAAAAACGTGGCGCTGCCGTAGCTATATTTAAAGTGGACTTTAATAAGAAGACACTAGAATATAGCTGTGTTGGGAATATTCGGTTTTACTTGTATCGCAAGGAAATAGATGAAATCATTTATCCGTTACCAGTAATGGGATACTTATCAGGGCGTCCACAGAAGCTGCGCACTCAGCTGTATACATATGTGGAAAATGATTTGTTTTTAATTCATTCTGATGGAGTGGAATTGAGAAATCCGAAGACCATGATGCGAAAAACAGCAGTTCCTGAACAATTATACCGCGCTATTTTGGAAGCTATCCAAACAGGTGACGATGCTACATTTATAACAGGAAGCCTTCTCAAATGAGTTGGCTTCTTTTTTATGATCCAGAACAACTTGGGCTGTGTTTTTCTGGATGTGTTAAAATGAGAGGGAATTGAAAGGGAGTGTCTAGATGGAAATGCAGCAAATTCATACATTGATCGCAAAAGAGACAGATGTGCGAAACAACCAAGTCGCACAAGTTATTGCCTTAATTGAAGACGGGAACACGGTACCTTTTATTGCGCGTTATCGAAAAGAAGCAACAGGTTCTTTGGATGAAGTTCAGATTAAAGCAATTGATGATCGATATACATACATTCAAAATTTAGAGCAACGTAAAATAGAAGTCATCCGGTCTATTACTGAGCAAGAAAAATTGACAGAAGAACTGGAAAAAGCCATTGTGAGTGCGACTGTTTTGCAACGTGTGGAAGATTTATACCGCCCTTATAAACAAAAACGACGCACAAAGGCAACAATTGCAAAGGAAAAAGGATTGCAATCACTGGCTGAGTGGATCATGAAACCGAACGATGAAAAATTGATAGACAAAGCAGAAGCGTTCGTTAGTGAAGAAACAGGAGTCGCAACAGCAGAAGAAGCAATTCAAGGAGCGCAAGATATTGTAGCAGAGGAGTTTGCAGACGATCCAGACATTCGTGAGAAAATTCGCTACATGACACGAAAAAGCGGAACCATCGCAACAGTAGCTAAAAAAAATCACGAAGATGAGAAACAAGTTTTCCAAATGTATTATGAATACGAAGAAGCAATCCAAAAAATTGTGCCCCACCGAATTTTAGCGATTAATCGTGGTGAAAAAGAAGATGTATTGAAAGTTTCAATTCATCCACCGGTCGATCGCATCGTCGCGTTGATGAAAAATAATTGGATAAAGCAAATCCATTCAACAGCGGACTTGCTAACTACAGCAATTGAAGATAGTTACAAGCGGCTCATTCAGCCATCTGTAGAACGAGAAATTCGTGCAGAGCTAAGTGAAAAAGGGGAAGCACAAGCAATTCATATCTTCTCGGAAAACTTACGTAATCTTTTGCTCCAGCCACCGATGAAAAACAAAATGGTGTTAGGTGTAGACCCTGCTTACCGGACGGGTTGCAAACTGGCGGTTATTGATGAAACCGGCAAGTTGTTAGAAGTAGCGGTTATTTATCCGCATCCACCAAAATCAGATCAAGTTGGATCAAAGAAAATAATGGAGAGGCTAACCGCGAAATACCCAATTGAAATCATGGCGATTGGAAACGGGACGGCTTCTCGTGAAACCGAACAATTTGTGGCAGACTTTTTATCAGAAACTGCAGCTGATATTTCGTATGTTATTGTTAACGAGGCAGGGGCTAGTGTATACTCGGCTTCAGATATCGCACGAGCAGAGTTTCCAGATTTAAAAGTTGAAGAGCGCAGTGCAGCTTCTATCGCTCGTCGTCTGCAAGATCCATTGTCAGAGCTTGTGAAAATCGATCCCAAAGCTGTTGGCGTAGGTCAATACCAACACGACGTGTCTCAAAAGAAATTAGCAGACCAATTGACGTTTGTTGTAGAAACTGCTGTTAACCAAGTAGGTGTTAACGTCAACTCTGCTTCTTCTTCTTTATTGCACTATGTGGCAGGACTAAGTAAAACAGTCGCAGACAATGTGATTAAAGTAAGAGATGAAAACGGTCGCTTTACTTCACGTGCGCAATTAAAAAAAATTCCGCGTCTTGGAGCGAAGACATACGAACAGGCAATTGGATTTTTACGTATCCCAGAAGGGAAAAACCCATTAGATGCAACAGGTATTCACCCTGAGAGTTATGATGTTGCAGAAAAATTATTGAAATTAGTAGGAGAAGATAAAAAATCTGTCGGGAAAACAGGGATTTCCGAAAAACTCGAAGCACTTGAGCTTGCAGAGTTAAGTGAGCAATGGGGAGTCGGAGAAATTACGTTGAAAGATATTTTAGAAGCGTTGAAAAAACCATTCCGTGATCCACGCGATGAATTCCCACAGCCATTATTAAAAAATGATATATTGAAAATGGAAGATTTACTTCCAGGTATGGAAGTGCAAGGAACTGTTCGCAATGTGGTAGACTTTGGCGCATTTATTGATGTCGGTGTAAAACAAGATGGTTTAGTGCATATCTCGAAATTGAAAAAAGGGTTTGTTAAACATCCATTAGAAGTAGTAGCGGTTGGAGATATTGTTACTGCCTGGGTAGAGAAAGTAGAGAAAGACAAAGGACGCATTGCTTTGACAATGCTGCCACCAAAAGAGCAAACTCTTTAACAGCACAGGAGAGTTATCATGACCAATGAAGAACTAACAGAACTGGTAAAAGAAATTTCGCGAACAAGTTTTGGTAAACCGTTTCAGCATAAAGGAGTTTTTAATTCGAGATTACGAACAACGGGAGGCAGATATCTATTACGCTCTCACAACATTGAAATTAATCCAAAGTCTTACGAGAAGTTTGGGTATGCAGAACTCGAAGGTATTATTAAGCACGAGCTATGCCATTACCATCTTCATATAGAAGGAAAAGGTTACAAACATCATGATCAAGATTTCAAAGCGTTGCTAAAAGAAACAGAGTCGCCACGTTTTTGTTCTCTGATAGCTGACAACACAAAGCAAAAGTCTAAGAAGGTATATGTGTACCAATGCGTCGCTTGTAAAACGAATTATAAACGCAAGATTCGAATGAATACAGAGCGGTATAGATGTGGGCATTGCTCCGGAAAGCTAGCAGCACAATAATATTTCTTAGGAAAAAAGAGTCCGTCTATTTACAGACGGACTCTTTTTTTAACTCATGTTGTAGAATAAAAGAACAAAAATAAATATAAATGAAAAAGGTATTGACGATTCTTTCAGAGCTCTCTATAATAGAAAAGGTCGACAAGTTATTTGTCTGTCATTCCGAAGTAGCTCAGTGGTAGAGCACCGCACTGTTAATGCGATGGTCGTAGGTTCGAGTCCTACCTTCGGAGCCATTTCATGGCCCCTTGGTCAAGCGGTTAAGACACCGCCCTTTCACGGCGGTAACACGGGTTCGAATCCCGTAGGGGTCACCATCTTTTAAAAAACAATTAATCTGAAAAGTTATAGTTCGATAATAACTGTGTTACACTACTACAGAAGTTAATAACTATAAGAGAACTAAATGTCGTGAAAAATGTTCTTTAAAAGATAAATGATTTCATATTATTGTCGCGGGGTGGAGCAGTTCGGTAGCTCGTTGGGCTCATAACCCAAAGGTCGCAGGTTCAAATCCTGCCCCGCAACCAAATGGTCCCGTGGTGTAGCGGTTAACATGCCTGCCTGTCACGCAGGAGATCGCCGGTTCGATCCCGGTCGGGACCGCCATTTATTGGGGTATAGCCAAGCGGTAAGGCAACGGGTTTTGATCCCGTCATGCCCTGGTTCGAATCCAGGTACCCCAGCCAATGTTATATAACCGAAACGACGATGAATTAGCAATTCTACTTTCTCATTGACATTGAAATGCGAATGAAGTATAATAGAATTTGTCCCTAAAAATAATTCAATTGCGGTCGTGGCGGAATGGCAGACGCGCTAGGTTGAGGGCCTAGTGGGAGAAATCCCGTGGAAGTTCGACTCTTCTCGGCCGCACCATACATCTCTCGAATGCGCCCGTAGCTCAATTGGATAGAGTACTTGACTACGAATCAAGCGGTTAGAGGTTCGAGTCCTCTCGGGCGCACCATATTTTCTTCTTTATAATAATGCGGGTGTAGTTTAGTGGTAAAACCTCAGCCTTCCAAGCTGATGATGGGGGTTCGATTCCCCCACCCGCTCCAATTTTTTAAACTGAACCTTGAAAACTGAACAGCAAAACGTCAACGAAAGACGTCACGAGCACCTCGGTGCGAGAACGGCTTTTGCGCAGGTTGCCTTTGGCAATCAAAGCAAAGTTGTTTTTCATCTCGGTGGGCGTGACGAAAATTTACTGATCAGCATTTTGTAGATCAAGCCATCTTCGGATGGTGCCAGCAACAACTAGAGCAGTCAAATGTTCTCTATAATGGAGAGTTTGATCCTGGCTCAGGACGAACGCTGGCGGCGTGCCTAATACATGCAAGTCGAGCGGAACCATTGGAGCTTGCTCCTTTGGTTTAGCGGCGGACGGGTGAGTAACACGTGGGCAACCTGCCCTGCAGATCGGGATAACTCCGGGAAACCGGTGCTAATACCGAATAGTTTGCGGCCTCTCCTGAGGCTGCACGGAAAGACGGTCTCGGCTGTCACTGCAGGATGGGCCCGCGGCGCATTAGCTAGTTGGTGGGGTAATGGCCTACCAAGGCAACGATGCGTAGCCGACCTGAGAGGGTGATCGGCCACACTGGGACTGAGACACGGCCCAGACTCCTACGGGAGGCAGCAGTAGGGAATCTTCCGCAATGGACGAAAGTCTGACGGAGCAACGCCGCGTGAGTGACGAAGGTTTTCGGATCGTAAAACTCTGTTGTGAGGGAAGAACAAGTGCCAAGTAACTACTGGCACCTTGACGGTACCTCACCAGAAAGCCACGGCTAACTACGTGCCAGCAGCCGCGGTAATACGTAGGTGGCAAGCGTTGTCCGGAATTATTGGGCGTAAAGCGCGCGCAGGCGGTTCTTTAAGTCTGATGTGAAAGCCCACGGCTCAACCGTGGAGGGTCATTGGAAACTGGAGAACTTGAGTACAGAAGAGGAAAGTGGAATTCCATGTGTAGCGGTGAAATGCGTAGAGATGTGGAGGAACACCAGTGGCGAAGGCGACTTTCTGGTCTGTAACTGACGCTGAGGCGCGAAAGCGTGGGGAGCAAACAGGATTAGATACCCTGGTAGTCCACGCCGTAAACGATGAGTGCTAAGTGTTAGGGGGTTTCCGCCCCTTAGTGCTGCAGCTAACGCATTAAGCACTCCGCCTGGGGAGTACGGCCGCAAGGCTGAAACTCAAAGGAATTGACGGGGGCCCGCACAAGCGGTGGAGCATGTGGTTTAATTCGAAGCAACGCGAAGAACCTTACCAGGTCTTGACATCCCACTGCCCGGTGTAGAGATACACTTTTCCCTTCGGGGACAGTGGTGACAGGTGGTGCATGGTTGTCGTCAGCTCGTGTCGTGAGATGTTGGGTTAAGTCCCGCAACGAGCGCAACCCTTGATCTTAGTTGCCAGCATTCAGTTGGGCACTCTAAGGTGACTGCCGGTGACAAACCGGAGGAAGGTGGGGATGACGTCAAATCATCATGCCCCTTATGACCTGGGCTACACACGTGCTACAATGGACGGTACAAAGGGTTGCCAACCCGCGAGGGGGAGCTAATCCCAGAAAACCGTTCTCAGTTCGGATTGTAGGCTGCAACTCGCCTGCATGAAGCCGGAATCGCTAGTAATCGTGGATCAGCATGCCACGGTGAATACGTTCCCGGGCCTTGTACACACCGCCCGTCACACCACGAGAGTTTGTAACACCCGAAGTCGGTGAGGTAACCCTTGTGGAGCCAGCCGCCGAAGGTGGGACGGATGATTGGGGTGAAGTCGTAACAAGGTAGCCGTATCGGAAGGTGCGGCTGGATCACCTCCTTTCTAAGGATAAATTCGGAACCGGGCGCCTTAGGCGCTCCGGGGTTGACGTTTTGCGTTCAGTTTTGAAGGTTCATCTTCAGGCGGCAACGCCTTTTTTTGTGACTTTCAGACTTGTTCTTTGAAAACTGGATAAAACGACATTGAAACAAATGAAACATGGATTCAAAGTACGCGTGGCACATGTTGCCACAACTTTTTAATTAACCAGTGGTTAAGTTAGAAAGGGCGCACGGTGGATGCCTTGGCACTAGGAGCCGAAGAAGGACGGCACTAACACCGATATGCTTCGGGGAGC includes these proteins:
- a CDS encoding SprT family protein; the encoded protein is MTNEELTELVKEISRTSFGKPFQHKGVFNSRLRTTGGRYLLRSHNIEINPKSYEKFGYAELEGIIKHELCHYHLHIEGKGYKHHDQDFKALLKETESPRFCSLIADNTKQKSKKVYVYQCVACKTNYKRKIRMNTERYRCGHCSGKLAAQ
- a CDS encoding Tex family protein, whose amino-acid sequence is MEMQQIHTLIAKETDVRNNQVAQVIALIEDGNTVPFIARYRKEATGSLDEVQIKAIDDRYTYIQNLEQRKIEVIRSITEQEKLTEELEKAIVSATVLQRVEDLYRPYKQKRRTKATIAKEKGLQSLAEWIMKPNDEKLIDKAEAFVSEETGVATAEEAIQGAQDIVAEEFADDPDIREKIRYMTRKSGTIATVAKKNHEDEKQVFQMYYEYEEAIQKIVPHRILAINRGEKEDVLKVSIHPPVDRIVALMKNNWIKQIHSTADLLTTAIEDSYKRLIQPSVEREIRAELSEKGEAQAIHIFSENLRNLLLQPPMKNKMVLGVDPAYRTGCKLAVIDETGKLLEVAVIYPHPPKSDQVGSKKIMERLTAKYPIEIMAIGNGTASRETEQFVADFLSETAADISYVIVNEAGASVYSASDIARAEFPDLKVEERSAASIARRLQDPLSELVKIDPKAVGVGQYQHDVSQKKLADQLTFVVETAVNQVGVNVNSASSSLLHYVAGLSKTVADNVIKVRDENGRFTSRAQLKKIPRLGAKTYEQAIGFLRIPEGKNPLDATGIHPESYDVAEKLLKLVGEDKKSVGKTGISEKLEALELAELSEQWGVGEITLKDILEALKKPFRDPRDEFPQPLLKNDILKMEDLLPGMEVQGTVRNVVDFGAFIDVGVKQDGLVHISKLKKGFVKHPLEVVAVGDIVTAWVEKVEKDKGRIALTMLPPKEQTL
- a CDS encoding PP2C family serine/threonine-protein phosphatase; amino-acid sequence: MEKIQHAFINALIFNEAKKGNYESGDSYHTVLTDDYFICSVADGLGSGPVARESSQVIPQILREFHHETIDQLMYRFNAGMPQKRGAAVAIFKVDFNKKTLEYSCVGNIRFYLYRKEIDEIIYPLPVMGYLSGRPQKLRTQLYTYVENDLFLIHSDGVELRNPKTMMRKTAVPEQLYRAILEAIQTGDDATFITGSLLK